The Deltaproteobacteria bacterium genome window below encodes:
- the cobA gene encoding uroporphyrinogen-III C-methyltransferase: protein MGTDGITGIVYLVGAGPGDPELLTLKGRRLLGEADIVFYDYLANPELLTHVRPGVRTVFVGKKGGTDYIQQDEINRLIVEAARAGQKVVRLKGGDPLVFGRGGEEAEELAAAGIPFEFVPGITSAIAAPTYAGIPLTHRDFTATVTFATGNEKEGKEGSLLPWEKLAAPDSTLVILMGVKQLASNVEQLIRHGRAPHTPAALVQWGTWNRQRSVTGTLNDIELKAREAGIEAPAVFIVGEVVALRDKLNWFETRPLFGKRVLVTRARKQASEFARGLRELGADVRETPAIEIADPESWGPFDNAVKSIERDTWLVFTSANGAEKTVERLRATGHDIRALKGPRVVAIGPATAAACEAAGLKVDAVPGEFVAEGVVKFFETQDVKGRRISVFRAAEAREVLPDALRQMGADVNVVPVYRTVQPAAGGEELAAELLSGAIDLVTFTSSSTVTNFIRLIGEPAARKLPPPVKIATIGPITAETARKAGFRVDIEPPDFHIPSFLKAIGQYYARR, encoded by the coding sequence ATGGGAACTGACGGCATAACCGGAATCGTATATCTCGTCGGCGCGGGGCCGGGGGATCCGGAACTCCTGACGCTCAAGGGCAGAAGGCTGCTCGGCGAGGCCGATATCGTCTTTTATGACTATCTCGCCAATCCCGAACTGCTCACGCATGTCCGGCCCGGAGTCCGGACCGTTTTCGTCGGGAAAAAAGGCGGCACCGACTATATCCAGCAGGACGAGATCAACCGGCTGATCGTCGAGGCGGCCAGGGCCGGCCAGAAGGTCGTGCGGCTCAAGGGCGGCGACCCGCTGGTCTTCGGACGCGGCGGCGAGGAGGCGGAAGAACTTGCCGCCGCCGGGATTCCGTTCGAGTTCGTTCCGGGCATCACCAGCGCCATCGCCGCTCCGACCTATGCCGGGATTCCCCTCACTCACCGGGATTTCACGGCCACGGTCACTTTCGCCACCGGAAACGAAAAGGAAGGCAAGGAAGGCTCCCTGCTGCCGTGGGAAAAACTCGCCGCACCGGATTCCACGCTCGTCATCCTGATGGGCGTCAAGCAGCTTGCCAGCAACGTCGAACAGCTCATCCGTCACGGCCGTGCGCCACATACCCCGGCGGCACTTGTGCAGTGGGGCACCTGGAACCGCCAGCGAAGCGTCACCGGCACGCTGAACGACATCGAACTGAAGGCAAGGGAGGCGGGCATCGAGGCCCCCGCCGTATTCATCGTCGGCGAAGTGGTCGCCCTCCGCGACAAGCTGAACTGGTTTGAAACCCGCCCCCTGTTCGGCAAGCGCGTGCTCGTCACCCGTGCCCGCAAGCAGGCCAGCGAATTCGCCCGCGGCCTCAGGGAACTGGGCGCCGACGTGCGCGAGACCCCGGCCATCGAAATCGCCGATCCCGAAAGCTGGGGGCCCTTCGATAATGCCGTGAAATCCATCGAGCGCGACACCTGGCTGGTGTTCACCAGCGCCAACGGTGCCGAGAAAACCGTCGAACGGCTCCGGGCAACCGGTCATGACATCCGTGCGCTCAAGGGCCCCCGTGTGGTGGCCATTGGGCCAGCGACGGCCGCCGCCTGCGAAGCCGCCGGACTCAAGGTGGACGCCGTGCCGGGCGAATTCGTCGCCGAGGGCGTGGTGAAGTTCTTCGAGACCCAGGATGTCAAAGGCCGGCGCATCTCGGTCTTTCGCGCAGCCGAGGCCCGCGAGGTGCTTCCCGATGCGTTGAGGCAGATGGGCGCGGACGTGAACGTCGTACCGGTATACCGCACGGTTCAGCCGGCTGCCGGCGGCGAGGAACTGGCCGCCGAACTCCTGTCCGGCGCCATCGACCTGGTGACATTCACCAGCTCTTCCACGGTGACAAACTTCATCAGGCTCATTGGCGAACCCGCGGCCCGAAAGCTGCCGCCACCGGTGAAAATTGCCACCATCGGCCCGATCACCGCCGAGACCGCCCGCAAGGCGGGATTCCGTGTCGATATCGAGCCGCCGGACTTTCACATCCCGTCATTTCTCAAGGCTATCGGGCAATACTACGCTCGCCGCTGA
- the fmt gene encoding methionyl-tRNA formyltransferase produces the protein MPSIWYFGTPGFAVPPLQALLEHGEKVSLVVTQPDRPAGRREELKAPEVKQFALAHALPVFQPERVRAPEAISRFQAEAEKDWPELAVVTAFGQIIPKTLLAIPRRGFWNIHASLLPRLRGASPIQGAILEGMGETGVTIMQMDEGLDTGDILLTRTCPIGPDETAGELHDRLAPLGAEALIAALDLARQGRLTPRKQDDSLSTHAPKLDRASGQIDWSHPARRIVDQIRALNPWPSAQTTLEQERIKIHRAQAVPGSGAAGTIISYEPLVVASGEGAVEILELQREGKKPLGAHDFVRGLRLKPGARFGR, from the coding sequence ATGCCCTCCATCTGGTATTTCGGAACACCCGGTTTCGCTGTCCCGCCGCTCCAGGCGCTGCTGGAACACGGCGAAAAGGTGTCACTGGTCGTCACGCAACCAGACCGTCCGGCGGGCCGCAGGGAAGAACTGAAGGCCCCGGAAGTGAAGCAGTTCGCGCTCGCCCATGCCCTGCCCGTATTCCAGCCGGAACGGGTCCGGGCACCCGAGGCAATCTCCAGGTTCCAGGCCGAGGCGGAAAAGGACTGGCCGGAACTGGCGGTCGTCACCGCCTTCGGACAGATCATCCCCAAGACGCTTCTTGCTATACCCCGGCGTGGTTTCTGGAATATTCACGCCTCTCTGCTCCCCAGGCTCCGTGGTGCATCGCCGATACAGGGAGCGATTCTGGAGGGCATGGGCGAAACCGGTGTCACCATCATGCAGATGGATGAGGGACTGGATACGGGAGATATCCTGCTCACCCGGACCTGCCCCATTGGGCCGGACGAGACAGCCGGTGAACTCCACGACAGGCTGGCCCCACTGGGAGCGGAGGCCCTCATCGCCGCGCTTGATCTTGCCCGGCAAGGCAGGTTGACGCCCCGGAAGCAGGACGATTCCCTCTCCACCCATGCGCCCAAGCTGGACCGGGCCTCGGGGCAGATCGACTGGTCCCATCCGGCCAGACGCATCGTGGACCAGATCCGGGCGCTGAACCCGTGGCCCTCGGCACAAACCACGCTGGAACAGGAACGGATCAAGATTCACCGGGCGCAGGCGGTGCCGGGATCCGGAGCCGCCGGCACGATCATCAGCTACGAACCTCTTGTCGTGGCCAGTGGCGAGGGAGCCGTGGAAATCCTCGAACTCCAGCGGGAAGGGAAAAAACCGCTGGGCGCACACGATTTCGTCCGGGGGCTGCGCCTCAAACCCGGCGCCCGGTTCGGCAGATGA
- the rsmB gene encoding 16S rRNA (cytosine(967)-C(5))-methyltransferase RsmB: MKPPARPRGQHSTNLKPSRLSPRQAALETLLEVGRGAHLDAALDARLRQIERPEDRGLATTIAYGTLRWRGQIDPVLAGLSSRPIDTLDRRLLEAARIGLFQLMYLSRVPHHAAVAETVALIPEQHLRNFANGVLREAARRVEKGDLRYSDTSSPETLARTASLPLWYVRRLWHRLGPEAAVRAAEALNQTPPVFLRINTLKITREGLLDRLRVVGTEPAACAFSPAGIELNGARAITDQITGGGFAFIQDEASQMVPLLVDPKPGEKILDLCAAPGGKTLGLALLSGGKAEITAVDRSAPRLKRIDTLARSLAIPGIRTMQADVSAPVPGLAPQSFDRVLVDPPCSAMGTLHRNPDARWTRREEDLPLYAATQRKILEQGWNLLKPGGRLVYSVCTVEPEETTGVTGAFLAAHADARPVPVTRAAAGLAAETAARISTREGHFRMTPWDHRTDGFFAAVLGKD; the protein is encoded by the coding sequence ATGAAACCACCGGCGCGCCCCCGGGGGCAGCATTCAACGAACCTGAAGCCGTCACGCCTGTCTCCCCGGCAAGCCGCGCTCGAAACCCTGCTTGAGGTGGGACGCGGCGCTCATCTGGATGCTGCCCTGGATGCCCGCCTCCGGCAGATCGAACGGCCCGAGGACCGGGGGCTCGCCACCACCATCGCCTATGGAACGCTCCGGTGGCGGGGGCAGATTGATCCAGTGCTGGCCGGGCTTTCTTCCCGGCCGATTGACACTCTGGACAGGCGGCTACTGGAAGCGGCGCGCATCGGACTGTTCCAGCTCATGTACCTCAGCCGGGTTCCCCACCACGCCGCCGTGGCCGAAACGGTCGCGCTGATTCCCGAACAGCATCTTCGCAACTTCGCCAACGGCGTCCTGCGGGAAGCCGCCCGCCGGGTCGAAAAGGGCGATCTCCGGTATTCGGACACCAGTTCGCCGGAAACACTGGCCCGCACGGCGAGCCTGCCCCTCTGGTATGTGCGTCGGTTATGGCACCGGCTGGGTCCAGAGGCTGCCGTGCGGGCAGCAGAGGCCCTGAACCAGACGCCACCGGTATTTCTCCGGATCAATACCCTGAAAATCACCCGTGAGGGCCTGCTCGACCGTCTTCGCGTGGTAGGAACCGAACCTGCTGCGTGTGCATTTTCACCAGCCGGGATCGAGCTCAACGGGGCGCGCGCCATCACCGACCAGATCACTGGCGGCGGCTTTGCCTTCATTCAGGACGAGGCGAGCCAGATGGTCCCCCTTCTGGTGGACCCCAAACCGGGAGAGAAAATCCTGGATCTGTGCGCCGCGCCCGGCGGCAAGACGCTGGGCCTTGCGCTCCTTTCCGGAGGCAAGGCGGAGATTACCGCCGTGGACCGTTCGGCACCCCGGCTGAAACGGATCGACACACTGGCCCGGTCGCTCGCCATACCCGGCATCAGGACCATGCAGGCAGATGTCTCAGCACCGGTGCCCGGACTCGCCCCGCAGTCATTCGACCGGGTACTCGTGGACCCGCCCTGCTCGGCTATGGGCACGCTGCACAGAAACCCCGATGCCCGCTGGACCCGGCGCGAGGAAGACCTGCCGCTCTATGCCGCCACGCAACGGAAAATCCTTGAACAGGGATGGAACCTCCTGAAGCCGGGCGGGCGGCTTGTCTACTCGGTCTGCACGGTCGAACCGGAAGAAACGACCGGCGTTACCGGCGCATTTCTCGCTGCACATGCGGATGCACGCCCTGTTCCGGTCACGCGTGCGGCTGCCGGGCTTGCGGCCGAAACCGCCGCCAGAATCTCCACACGGGAGGGCCACTTCCGGATGACCCCGTGGGACCACCGTACCGACGGTTTCTTTGCGGCAGTCCTGGGAAAGGACTAG
- a CDS encoding VOC family protein produces the protein MAENDLTPSIPLRPTLTHTAIRVRDLKATIRFYEEFTPLRSVHTRVDQDTGTAVTWLRQEQPHFTIVAIQPEKFEGPDFRLEGLEHLGFELTSRAAVDEMAKRLRDAGHDVFYGPRYYDRIVGYICLVRDPDGRIVEYSAEQVME, from the coding sequence ATGGCTGAAAATGACCTGACACCGAGCATCCCCTTGCGCCCCACCCTGACGCACACGGCGATCCGGGTGCGCGATCTCAAGGCCACGATCCGGTTCTACGAGGAGTTCACTCCACTGCGTTCGGTCCATACGCGTGTGGACCAGGACACCGGCACCGCCGTGACCTGGCTGCGGCAGGAACAGCCGCACTTCACCATCGTCGCCATCCAGCCGGAGAAGTTCGAGGGGCCCGATTTCCGTCTGGAAGGACTTGAGCATCTGGGGTTCGAGCTCACCTCGCGGGCGGCCGTGGACGAAATGGCCAAACGTCTGCGCGATGCGGGCCATGACGTGTTCTATGGTCCCCGTTACTACGACCGGATCGTCGGCTACATCTGCCTCGTCCGCGATCCGGATGGCCGGATCGTCGAGTATTCGGCCGAGCAGGTGATGGAATAG